The Polaribacter sp. MED152 region AAGTACAAGTAACAAGTTCTTATTTTTCATTTTAACAACTGCAGTTGTCTTGATTTGATTATGAAAAGGTTGCATACCATATTTAGAAACAGGTTCTACATTCTTTACATCACTCATAAAATAACCTTTTAAGGCTGTATAACCACCATGATATGTATTTACCTTTAAAGAATTACCAGATATTAATAGTTGATTTTTATTATTAATATTAACTTTTGTGAAAGAGGTAATTGGCCCCATTTGTAAACTGGCCTCAAAAGGTACAAAGTCGCTAAATTTGCCATTGTTATTTTCTAAGTAACCAGAAGACAATGTATTTATTTGACTTCTTTTAGCTTTAGCTATTATAGAATCATTAAATATTTTATTAAAAGGAGTTAGCGCAAAATTTGCATGATTTACAAACTTCTTACTCATCACATTCATTTGTGAAGCCAATTCATCTTTTGTGTTTAGAGGATAATATTCATCACCTACCTTATAGGTTATAATACTTTCCTTTTTTCCGTTTTTATCAAAGTCTCCAAAATAGAAATAAATAGGATTATCGATATACTTTGTAAACCTATTATTCTCTCCCCAATTTCCTAAAACAATGTCTTGATCTCCATCTAAATCCACATCAAAAGTGGCAATGCTTTGCCATAAACCATGTAAACTTTCTGGCAATTCTTGTAAGGTAAAATTACCATTGTTGTTGATGTAAATCTTAGGAGTGTCCCACTCTGAAGCAATCAATAAATCTTTTTGATCATCGTTATTCACATCAGCCCAAACAGCATCTGTAACTCTACTATTAAAATTAAATTTTAAGTGAATAGTATAGTTTCCTTTACCATCATTGTTTAAAATTGCAGAATTTACTGTGGCTCCAAAACTACCAGGATTGGATAAGTTACCAATAAAAATATCTTCATCTCCGTCTTTATTATGATCGTAAGCAATAATTGTAGAGGTGTTTAATGGATTGATTAACGTTTTATTTTCAGATCGTTTAAAGCTACCATTCGTATTAATGTACAAACGATCTATTTCATAATTCTGATTTCTTTTTTCATGAATACCAGAAGCTACATAAAGGTCTAAATCTCCATCTTTGTCAATATCTATAAAAGCAGCATCATTATCTTCAAAAGCCTTGTCTGTTTCAAATACTGCTGGTATATTTTTTTTGAATGATGTACCAGAATTCATATAAAGTGCAGCAGCATTTCCAGAAGAACCTCCTATAAAGATATCTTCAAAACCATTATTATCTATATCTGCAATGGTTAATGCTGGCCCAAGAGTAGAAACTTTATAAGGCAACAGTTTTTCGGAAAAAAAGTCGTTATAAGAATCTTCTTCGTGAACATAATCAATTAAATTTTCTTCTTCAAAAGTTTGATTAATACTGTTTTTTGCATCAGCTTTAAACAATCTTTTAGTTGATGAGTAGGTGATTTTTGTAAGCTGATTTGCAGAAATACCTTCAATTTTTTGAACTTCTAAATTTGGCCAAATAACCAAAACTGAGTCAATTTTAGCAATTGTATCTAAACCAAAATGAACCTTAGCTTCTGTAGAAGATAAAAAACCTCTCGATTTAAAAATTTGTTTGGTTTGCTTTTTACCATTAGAATATAAATGAACTTTAGCACCTATAGCTTCTTTATTATTGTCTTTATATGTTAATTGAAATGAAGCTGATTTTGTTGTAGCTGAACTCTTATTTTTAAAAATACCTGCAGGCGCATTTACGTTATTGGTTACCAAGTCTAAATCGCCATCTAAATCTAAATCTACATATACAGCCCCATTAGATAAAGAAGCTTCTTTGGCTAGCCAATTGCCTGTAGTTTCTTTAAATCTTGCAGAATTACCTTTAAATATTTGATTTGGAACACTTCCACTTGGCATTTCATTTATTGATTTATACAACCAATCTACTCCTTTCTTTTGACCATATTTTTTAAAGGTACTAGATACATATTTTTTAAAATCTAAACTGTTAGGTCTTCTTAGAATTCCGTTAGAAATAAATAAATCTTGATGACCATCGTTATTAAAATCAGCAAAAAGAGGAGACCAACTCCAATCTGTATCTGCAACCCCATTATACAAAGCAGTTTCGTTAAAGTATTCTCCATTTTGATTGATTTGAAGCATGTTTCTAGAGTATTGATCTCTGTACCCTAAATTTTTAAGATTGGCTTGCATGTTAAGCATAGCATCATCTCCTTCTGTTTCTTTTAGTACTTTTTCGTCATTTGGCAACATGTCTAAAGTAATGATGTCTTGATAACCATTGCCTGTAATATCTGCTGCATCACTTCCCATAGAAAAACGACTTATAGTAGAAAATTTAGAGGCTAATTCTTCTGAAAACGTACCGTTTTTATTGTTGATGTAATAGTAATCATCTTCATGAAAATCGTTACACACGTAAATATCATCCCAACCATCATTATTAAAATCTGCAATAGAAGCACTTAAACCATAACCATTTACACCACCAAAAATGTTAGCCTCTGTACTTACATCTATAAATTTACCATTGTTGTTCTGCAGTAAAACATCGCCAACCAAAGGCATTCTCTTATTTCGTTTAGAGGCTTTACCATGAGATAAGTTAGTATGCACTGCATGATTTACAATGTAAACATCTAAATCACCATCTTTATCATAATCAAAAAAGTAAGATTGTGTACTATACCCTTTAAAATCTAAACCATATTCTGTAGATTTTTCTGTGAATGTATTATCGCCATTATTTATATACAATTCGTTATGACCTTGAAAATCTAAAAGTTGAGAAACTGCACATACATAAATATCTAAATAGCCATCGTTATTAATATCAACCATGGTAACCCCAGTATTCCAATCAGCATTGCTCTTAATCTTAGATTTTTTGGTAATATCTTCAAATTTAAAATCGCCTTTATTTAAATAAAGCTTATTTTGATTTTGATTAGAAACAAAAAATAAATCTGGTAAACCATCATTATTAATATCGCCAGTTGCAACACCTCCACCATTGTAAAAATAGATGTAGTTTATAATGCTATGATTGGCATCTTCTGTAAGCTGATTCTTAAAATCTATGCCTGTTTCTGAGGCTGCAACTTGATTTAGAAGATAGTTTTCTGAAGGCTCTTTCTTACACTTGCTAAACGTAAATAGGACAATAAGGGCACCTAAAAGTAAATATTGCTTGGTCATTAAAATTATTTAAGGTGGTGTGTTTTACAAACATACAAAATTACCTTAACATAATTTTAACATTGGGGTATTCTATTTTCTACCAAAATCTGCAGGTATTTCACCCCAAGCTTTGGTTTGCCATTTTAAAATCGGGTTTTTAAAAGTGTTTTGTTTTAACCAATTTTCTGCTCTTTTAATTAAATCAAGTAAGTCTTTATTAGAAGCATCAAAATGTAAGTTGGTTTTGCATTTTTTCTGACGAACCCAACTCATAGCAATTTTAGAATCTGAGTAAATAGGCACCTCTTCTTTTTGTTTGCTTTTAAGTAAAGCAATACCATGTACCAAAGCCAAAAACTCGCCTATGTTATTCGTGCCTTTTTTAAAGGGGCCTTTTCTAAAGATTTCTTTTTTATTGTGCGTTAAAACCCCTCTATATTCCATTTTTCCAGGATTACCTGAACATGCAGCATCTACAGAGATACTTTCTAAATTGGGAGCTCCAAATTTCTGCAATTCTGATGCAGACATCTTTTTAGCAGTTGATTTTTTTCCTTTATAATCTTCAAACTTTTTTGTGAAGGCAAGTTCTGCTTCATCTAAGCTTAAGAAAGATTTGTATTGGGCTCCTTCAAAACCATCAATTTGTCTTTTACAAACATTCCATGATGAGAATATTCCAGGTTTACGCCCTTTCCAAACTACATAGAATTTCTTTTTACTCATTAACGTCTAAAATTACACCTTCAATAATTCTTGGAAAATAGGCTTGCTCTAATTTATGAATTTTATTCGCAATTTCTTCTGGAGAATCGTCAGGTTCAAGTGCTGTTTTTGCTTGATAGATAATAGCACCTTCATCATAATTTTCGTTCACAAAATGTATGGTAATTCCGGCTTCTGACTCATTATTTTCAGCAACTGCTTTATGTACATTCATTCCATACATACCTTTACCTCCATATTTTGGTAGCAAAGCAGGGTGAATATTTATAATTCTCTTTGGAAACGCATTTACAACCTTAGCAGGCACTCTCCATAAAAAACCTGCAAGAATAATAAAATCTGCCTTCTCTTTTAACAGCTCTAAAATAGTGTCTGTCTCAAAAAAATCATTTCTAGTAAAGTGTAAACAAGGTACATTTAGCTTTGAACATCGCTCAAAAACTTTGGCCTCTTTATTATTACATAAAACCTGTACAACCTTTGCAGTTTTAGTTTTGTTGAAAAATTTAATAATATTTTCGGCATTTGAACCTGAGCCAGAAGCAAAAACAATAATACGTTTCATATTTATATTTCTATTTTACAAAAAAAGGAATAATTATTAAGAAATCAAGCAATTATTAAAGGCTATTAAACATTTTTATTTATATTTAGTAATCATTTTTTAGGCAAAAGTTAGTTAGAATTAATAAGATTTGTATTTTTGCCCCGATTTAAATTTTAAAAAAACAAAAAATTATGTCAGACATTGCATCAAGAGTAAAAGCTATTATCGTAGATAAATTAGGCGTAGACGATAATGAAGTAACAACAGAAGCTAGCTTCACAAATGATTTAGGAGCAGATTCTTTAGATACTGTTGAGTTAATTATGGAATTCGAGAAAGAATTTGATATTCAAATTCCAGACGATCAAGCAGAAAACATTGGTACTGTAGGTCAAGCAGTTAGCTATATAGAAGAAGCAAAAAAGTAATATTTATATGCAGTTAAAACGAGTAGTAGTTACTGGACTTGGTGCTTTAACACCAATTGGTAATAATATAGAAGAATATTGGAATGCTTTAATTAACGGAGTTAGTGGAGCAGCACCTGTAACGTATTATGATGCTGCCAAGTTCAAAACTCGTTTTGCATGTGAATTAAAGAATTTTACAGCTACTGACTTTTTAGATAGAAAAGAAGCTCGTAAAATGGATAGATTTACGCAATATGCAATGGTTGCTTCAGATGAAGCTATTGCAGATTCAAAACTAAATCTAGACGAAGTTAACAAATTACGTGTGGGCGTAATTTGGGGAGCAGGAATTGGTGGTTTAGAAACTTTTCAAAATGAAGTTTTAAACTTTGCTGCAGGAGATGGTACTCCAAGGTTTAACCCTTTCTTTATCCCAAAAATGATTGCAGATATTGCTCCTGGAAATATTTCTATTAAAAATGGATTTATGGGGCCAAATTACACTACTGTATCTGCATGTGCATCATCTGCAAATGCGATGATAGATGCACTAAACTACATAAGATTAGGTCATTGTGATGTTATTGTTACTGGTGGTTCAGAAGCTGCTGTAACTATAGCTGGTATGGGTGGCTTTAACTCTATGCATGCATTATCAACCAGAAACGAAAGCCCAGAAACTGCATCAAGACCTTTTGATGCTGAAAGAGATGGATTTGTTTTAGGTGAAGGTGCAGGTGCTATTGTGTTAGAAGAATATGAACATGCAAAAGCTAGAGGCGCTAAAATTTACGCTGAAGTAATTGGTGGTGGTATGTCTTCTGATGCTTATCATATGACAGCTCCACATCCAGAAGGAATTGGAGTAATAGCAGTTATGAAAAACTGCTTGGAAAACTCTGGAATTAAGCCAGAAGATGTAGATCATATTAATACACATGGTACTTCTACTCCATTAGGAGACGTTGCTGAACTTAAAGCAATTTCTGAGGTTTTTGGAGAGCATGCTAAGAGTATTAATATCAATTCTACCAAATCTATGACAGGGCATTTATTAGGAGCTGCTGGTGCAATAGAGGCAATTGCGTCTATTTTATCAATACAAAACAGTATTATACCTCCTACTATAAATCACTCTACTCCAGATGAAAATATTAATCCAGAATTAAATCTTACGCTAAACAAAGCTCAAAAAAGAGAGGTGAATATAGCAATGAGTAATACATTTGGTTTTGGTGGTCATAATGCTTGTGTTGCCTTTAAGAAATTAGAGGAATAAACTATGAATTTTATTCGAAAAATAGTCAAATCTCAGTCTGATGAAGATAAAGAGTTATACTTCGAATTAAAAACCTTGCTCAATTTTTCACCAAAGAAAATTAGTAAATACAAAAAAGCGTTTACACACAGATCTGTGCAAATGACAGACAGTAAAGGAAACCCTATTAACTATGAACGTTTAGAGTTTTTAGGAGATTCTATTTTAGGCTCTGTTATTGCATCTTATTTGTACAAAAAAGTACCTACTGGTTCAGAAGGTTATTTAACCCAAATGCGATCTAAAATTGTTAGTAGAGAGCATTTAAATGAATTAGGTAAAGACTTAGAACTTATTCGTTTTGTAAAAAGTAATATTGATCAAAACACTGTAGGAGATAATATTCATGGAAATATTTTTGAAGCTTTAGTTGGTGCTATTTATTTAGATAGAGGATACAACTATGCCCAAAAATTTATTTATGAAAATGTAATATTACCTTATGTTAATATTGAGAGATTAGAGGGTAAAATTACAAGCTACAAAGGCTTAATTATAGAATGGTGCCAAAAACAGAAGAAAAAATATAAGTTTGAAACTTATGAGGATTCTGGAAACGAAGCCATTAAACACTTTAGTGTAAAAGTTAGTATTGATGGAGAGCAAGTTGCTAAAGGTAGAGCAACCTCTAAAAAGAAAGCAGAGGAACAAGCCTCAAAGAGAGTATATTACGCCTTTCAAAGTGAAATTTCTGCAGGCTAAACACGATAACGTTTTCGTGAAAATCTCAAAAAAACTCATAAACAATTAGTAAATTAGCAACTTATTAAGTGGAATTAAAGCTAATTGATATTTGTGCCTATTCATTCATTAAGTCTTGATGTTTTTGAAGAAGAATATTCCTTAATAGGAATACACACTACATTAGAAGATTATAAGCTAGCTTACCTGCTTAATAAGAAATTAGGAATAAATTTGTGCAAATCGAAAAACGATTTAAAGTTTAACGATACTTCACATAAAGCATCCTTTTCAATTTATAATTATTTAAATGAAGAGTTTGATTACGAATGGTTTTTAATAGCTAATAGCTCTAAAAGAGAAAATCAAACAGAATCGAACGAATTATTACTAACTTCTGAAACAAAAACATATTTAATTTCAGAAAAGAAAAAAGTAGATTTCTTTATCAAAATTTCGGGCAGTTTCGATTATAGTTTTACCCTAGAAGTTGTAGATAAAATAAAAGAAATTAATCACATTATTACATCCTATTCAATAGATAAAAACTCACTAAAGTCTAAAGACTTTTTAACTTTTTAAGATATGCCAAATAATAATAAAACTAAAATAGTTGCAACCTTAGGGCCAGCAACAGATACTAAAGAAATACTTACAGATTTAGCTAAAACTGGTGTAAATGTCTTTAGAATTAACTTTTCTCATGCAGATTATGAAGATGTAAAACGAAAAGTAAAAATCATTAGAGAGATTAATGAAGAAAATGGCTTTAACATAGCAATTTTAGGCGATTTACAAGGTCCTAAACTAAGAGTTGGAGTTATGGAAGAAGGTGTTGAATTAAATGATGGAGATACCTTTACATTCACAACTGAAAAATGTATAGGAACTAAAGAAAAAGCCTTTATGACCTATCAACGTTTTCCAAAAGACGTAAAAGTTGGTGAACAAATTTTAGTAGACGATGGTAAATTACTTTTCGAAGTAGTTTCTACAAATAAAGAAACCGAAGTTGTTGTAAAAGTAATTGTAGGAGGCCCTTTAAAATCTAAAAAAGGAGTAAACTTACCTAACACAGCTATTTCTTTACCTGCACTTACAGAAAAAGATATGGAAGATGCAGTCTTCGCAATAGAACAAGAAGTAGATTGGATTGCTTTATCTTTTGTAAGAACACCAGATGATTTAAGAATGTTACGCGATTTAATTGCACAACATTCAGAATATAGAATTCCTGTAATTGCCAAAATAGAAAAGCCAGAAGCCGTTAAAAATTTAGATGCTTTAATTCCTTATTGTGATGGATTAATGGTGGCTCGTGGAGATTTAGGTGTTGAAATACCAATGCAAGAAGTACCATTAATTCAGAAAAAATTAGTTAGACGTGCAAAAAGAGCAAGAATTCCTGTAATTATTGCAACACAAATGATGGAAACAATGATCGATAACTCTGTACCAACTAGAGCAGAAGTTAATGATGTTGCCAATTCTATTATGGATGGTGCAGATGCAGTAATGCTTTCTGGAGAAACTTCTGTAGGTAAACACCCAATTAGAGTAATTCAGAAAATGTCTGAAATTATTAAAAGTGTGGAAAACTCTAGAATGATTAAAGTACCACATGAAGCACCACATATTAGAACCAATAGATTTGTAACTAAATCAATTTGTTATCATGCAGCATTAATGGCAAATGACACCAATGCAGCTGCTATATGTACACTAACTAACAGTGGTTATACAGCATTCCAAATTTCTGCATGGAGACCTAGAACTCATGTTTTAGCCTTTTCTACAGACAGAAGAATACTTGGTAAATTAAATTTACTTTGGGGTGTAAGAGCGTATTACTACAATAAAAACTTTTCTACAGATGATACAGTAGAAGATGTAAACAGAATAGCAAAAGACAAAGGTTTTGTAAAAGCAGGAGATTTAATTATTAACTTAGCATCTATGCCAGCAGAAGCAAAAGGTATGGTAAATACTTTACGTGTTTCTGAGGTAGAATAAGTTAAAAATCATCTTTTTTTATAACAAATGAAATACACAAAATTACCAAATACTGATGTTGAAGTATCTAAAATTTGTTTAGGTACTATGACTTGGGGAAATCAGAATACAGAAGCTGAAGGCCATGCTCAAATGGATTATGCTTTAGAAAATGGTGTAAACTTTTTTGATGCAGCAGAACTATATCCAGTTCCTGCAAACCCAGAAACTTATGGAGGTACTGAAAGAATAATTGGTACTTGGTTTAAGAAGACAGGAAATAGAGAAAAGGTAATCTTAGCTAGTAAAATAGCTGGTGGAGGAGATTATACTGCTCATATTAGAAATGGAGGTATAAGTAAAGATAATATTATAGATGCTGTAGACAAAAGCTTACAGCGTTTACAAACAGACTATATAGATTTATATCAGTTGCACTGGCCAAATAGAGGTGTAAATTGTTTTGGAGTAAGAGATTTCCCTTTACAAGCAGCCAATGATGAAACTGAAAATTACCTAGAAATCTTAGAAACACTTCAAGATTTTATTAAACAAGGAAAAATAAAACACGTTGGTTTATCTAACGAAACTCCTTGGGGTACAATGAAATACCTGCAAGCTTCAGAACAATATAATTTACCAAGACCAGTTACTGTGCAAAACTCTTATTCTATGATTCATAGAGGTTATGAAGTTGGTATGAGCGAAGTTTCTTTAAGAGAAAATGTTGGTTTATTAGCATACTCACCTTTAGCTCAAGGCGTATTATCTGGAAAATATTTAAACGGAAATTTACCTGAAGGTGCAAGAGGAACTTTATTTCCTAGATTTATTGCAAGGTATAAAAACGATGCAAGTGAAAGAGCTGTAAAAAAATATTTACAAATTGCAGAAAAAAATAATTTAACCTTAACTGAATTGTCTCTGGCCTTTGTAAATCAATTGCCTTTTGTTACAAGTAACATTATTGGAGCCACTAAATTAGATCAATTAAAAGAGAATATTAATTCTATTAATGTTGAGTTATCTGAAGAAACTATTAAAGAAATTAATGCTGTGCATGCAGAAATTCCAAATCCTGCACCATAAATAAATCTCTTATCAAAATAGAAAAGGCTTAGTATTTATTTACTAAGCTTTTTTTGTGACCTTATTATTTTTTAATTCATATTCAACCTTACTTTCTTTACAAACTGCAATACCATCATTATTAAAATCTAAGGTATGCCCATGTTCACTAACCCAACCTATTTGTTTTGAAGGATTCCCAACAACCAATGCATAAGGTAAAACCTCTTTTGTAACTACAGTTCCAGCACCAATAAATGCATATTCTCCAATATGATTACCACACACTATAGTTGCGTTAGCACCAATACTTGCTCCTTTCTTAACCTTCGTTTTTAAATATCTATTTTTTCTATTAATGGCACTTCTAGGATTTATAACGTTTGTAAAAACCATAGATGGCCCTAAAAAAACATCATCTTCGCAAGTAACTCCTGAATAAATAGATACATTATTCTGCACTTTTACGTTTCTACCCAAAACAACATTTGGAGATACAACTACATTCTGACCCAAGTTACAGCTTTCACCAATTTTACTATTAGACATAATGTGACTAAAATGCCAAATTTTAGTGCCTTTTCCTATTTTACAATTATCATCTATAACAGCTGTTTCGTGAGCAAAGTATTCCATATCAATATTTAAGGTAATTTATTTTGTAAATGTACTAAATATAAAAACCCAACTAAATAGTTGGGTTTATTTTTTTACATATTTAGAGGTTTATTTAATCTACTAAAAAAGAAATAGGTAAAGTGTACCTAACCTTAACAGATTTTGAACCTTGTTTACCTGGTGTAAATTGAGGTAGTTTTTCTATCAATTCTTGAGTTTCTTGCTTCAACTTAATATGAGGTGCTCTAATTTTAATATCTACAACTTTACCAGTATTATCAATAATAAATTGAGTCTGAATTCTGTATTTACCAGATCTTAAACCAATTTCATTGGCCAACTGAGCGTCAAAATTTCGTTGTACAAATTTTAGCATCTTTTTGTCAAAACACTTTTTGTTTTCCTCTTTTGATAAGCCTTCACAGCCTTTAAATATTGGCGCGTTTTCTATTGAAATAAAAGGAACAGGATCTTCATCTTCTTCATCTACAGGTTCTGGTACTGTTTCAATTTTATCAATATCAAAATCAACTTTTTGCTTTTTAGGCTCTGTTAGAATAACCGATTCAGTTTTATCATCATCAACCTTATCAATTTTCTCATCTAAGATTAATCGATCTGGTTTTTGTAGTTCAACCTTAGGTTTAACAGTTGTTTCCTTGGTAAAGAAAACCTCTGTATTTGGCTCTAAGTAAATACCTTTGGAGACTTCTGGTTCATAGACTGCTAAAGATTTCTGTTTTGTTTCATGCTCTAATACAATGTAGACCACAAAAAGTACTAATACAAGTCCTAACTGAGTAAAAATGGTTGAGAACTTTTCTAATTGTTTGGTAGGTAGTTTTTTCACGTTTTTCATAATTAGAAAGTTTAAATGTTAAGACTATGTTAAAACAAACTTTATGCCAAAAAAAACATCCTTATAAAGGATGCTATTTATTATTATAATTTTCGGCGACTTTCTCTAATTCATCATACCAATTCTGACCAAACTTTCGAATTAACGCTTGTTTTACAAATTTATAAACTGGCACCTGTAACTCTTTACCTAAAGAGCAAGCATCATCACAAATTTCCCATTTATGATAATTCACAGCAGAAAACTCGCTATAATCTTTAACTCGAACTGGGTATAAATGGCAAGAAATAGGTTTTTTCCAGCTGATTTCTCCTTGATTATACGCTTCTTCAATACCACAAAGAGCGGTATTTTTATCATCAAAAATAACATAAGCACAGTCTGCACCATCAATTAAAGGTGTTTCTAATTCACCCCACTCACTTGTTACCCAAGCACCTTCTTTTTCTATAACCTCTATACCTTCTTTACGCAAAAAAGGCTTTACTTTCGGATAAATATTCTCTAAGATTTTTGTTTCTTCTTTTTCTAATGGAGCACCAGCTTCGCCATCTACACAGCAAGCACCTTTACATGCAGAAATATTACAGACAAATTCCTTTTCTATAATATCTTCAGAAACGATTGTTTTACCTAGTTGAAACATAATGGCAAAAATAAGTATATTTTTTACTGTATTTTTATAAATTGATAAAGTTAGTTGACTAATTTTGCACCAAAATTTAATTGATTTATGATGGATTTTAATTTAAAAGAAATTTTTACTGCTTTTATGGTACTTTTTGCAGTAATCGATATTATTGGTAACATACCAATTGTAATTGATTTACGTAAAAAAGTAGGTCATATTCAGTCTGAAAAAGCCTCTATTATAGCAGGTTGTATCATGGTTATTTTTCTTTTTTTAGGGCAGAGTTTACTAAGTTTAATTGGTATTGATGTAAACTCTTTTGCTGTAGCAGGTTCTTTTATTTTATTTTTCATTGCTTTAGAAATGATTTTAGGAATTACACTTTATAAAGATGATGGTGATTCTGGAACTATAACTGCTACTATATTTCCATTAGCTTTTCCTTTAATTGCAGGGCCAGGAAGTTTAACTACACTGCTTTCTTTACGAGCTGAATTTGCAATTCAAAACATTATTGTTGCAGTTTTCTTTAATGTTATTGTTATCTACATTGTCTTAAAAACATCTTCTAAAATAGAACGATTAATAGGACCTTCTGGAATACAAATTATTAGAAAAGTTTTTGGGGTAATCTTATTAGCAATCGCTGTGAAATTATTTGCTCAAAATATCAAAGCATTATTTATTTAATATGATGTTTGACTGTTTAATTATTGGTGGTGGAGTTTCTGGAATGCAATGTGCCTTAGTTTTAGGGTCTGCAAAAAACAAAGCTTTTGCTTCGGATAAAAAAATTGGCATTATTACCCACCAAAGAGCTTCTCATTTAGAAAATGCACTATTTAATAATGTTCTTGGTTTATCTGCAGGTACTCTTGGTAAAGACATTTTGAAACAAAGTAAGAGTCAATTAAATAGTTTATACGCTCATATAGCACAAATAGAGAAAGAAAAAGTACTATCTATAGACAAAATAGAGGATGTTTACAGCGTTAAAACTAATAAGAACACCTATAGCACTAAAATAGCAATCATAGCCTTAAACTATTCAAAACCATTTACAATAGATGGTTTAAACAGTTATTTGATTCCTCATAAAAAAGCAAATCCTGCAAAAGATAGAATTCAACTAGAGAACAAAGATCATTTTATAACAGATGGCTTATATTGTTGTGGAACTATAGCTGGACATCGAAGTCAATTTGCAATTGCTGCAGGTAGT contains the following coding sequences:
- a CDS encoding acyltransferase; this translates as MEYFAHETAVIDDNCKIGKGTKIWHFSHIMSNSKIGESCNLGQNVVVSPNVVLGRNVKVQNNVSIYSGVTCEDDVFLGPSMVFTNVINPRSAINRKNRYLKTKVKKGASIGANATIVCGNHIGEYAFIGAGTVVTKEVLPYALVVGNPSKQIGWVSEHGHTLDFNNDGIAVCKESKVEYELKNNKVTKKA
- a CDS encoding energy transducer TonB, which produces MKNVKKLPTKQLEKFSTIFTQLGLVLVLFVVYIVLEHETKQKSLAVYEPEVSKGIYLEPNTEVFFTKETTVKPKVELQKPDRLILDEKIDKVDDDKTESVILTEPKKQKVDFDIDKIETVPEPVDEEDEDPVPFISIENAPIFKGCEGLSKEENKKCFDKKMLKFVQRNFDAQLANEIGLRSGKYRIQTQFIIDNTGKVVDIKIRAPHIKLKQETQELIEKLPQFTPGKQGSKSVKVRYTLPISFLVD
- a CDS encoding MarC family protein, giving the protein MDFNLKEIFTAFMVLFAVIDIIGNIPIVIDLRKKVGHIQSEKASIIAGCIMVIFLFLGQSLLSLIGIDVNSFAVAGSFILFFIALEMILGITLYKDDGDSGTITATIFPLAFPLIAGPGSLTTLLSLRAEFAIQNIIVAVFFNVIVIYIVLKTSSKIERLIGPSGIQIIRKVFGVILLAIAVKLFAQNIKALFI
- a CDS encoding aldo/keto reductase, giving the protein MKYTKLPNTDVEVSKICLGTMTWGNQNTEAEGHAQMDYALENGVNFFDAAELYPVPANPETYGGTERIIGTWFKKTGNREKVILASKIAGGGDYTAHIRNGGISKDNIIDAVDKSLQRLQTDYIDLYQLHWPNRGVNCFGVRDFPLQAANDETENYLEILETLQDFIKQGKIKHVGLSNETPWGTMKYLQASEQYNLPRPVTVQNSYSMIHRGYEVGMSEVSLRENVGLLAYSPLAQGVLSGKYLNGNLPEGARGTLFPRFIARYKNDASERAVKKYLQIAEKNNLTLTELSLAFVNQLPFVTSNIIGATKLDQLKENINSINVELSEETIKEINAVHAEIPNPAP
- the pyk gene encoding pyruvate kinase, producing the protein MPNNNKTKIVATLGPATDTKEILTDLAKTGVNVFRINFSHADYEDVKRKVKIIREINEENGFNIAILGDLQGPKLRVGVMEEGVELNDGDTFTFTTEKCIGTKEKAFMTYQRFPKDVKVGEQILVDDGKLLFEVVSTNKETEVVVKVIVGGPLKSKKGVNLPNTAISLPALTEKDMEDAVFAIEQEVDWIALSFVRTPDDLRMLRDLIAQHSEYRIPVIAKIEKPEAVKNLDALIPYCDGLMVARGDLGVEIPMQEVPLIQKKLVRRAKRARIPVIIATQMMETMIDNSVPTRAEVNDVANSIMDGADAVMLSGETSVGKHPIRVIQKMSEIIKSVENSRMIKVPHEAPHIRTNRFVTKSICYHAALMANDTNAAAICTLTNSGYTAFQISAWRPRTHVLAFSTDRRILGKLNLLWGVRAYYYNKNFSTDDTVEDVNRIAKDKGFVKAGDLIINLASMPAEAKGMVNTLRVSEVE
- a CDS encoding DUF3109 family protein, which gives rise to MFQLGKTIVSEDIIEKEFVCNISACKGACCVDGEAGAPLEKEETKILENIYPKVKPFLRKEGIEVIEKEGAWVTSEWGELETPLIDGADCAYVIFDDKNTALCGIEEAYNQGEISWKKPISCHLYPVRVKDYSEFSAVNYHKWEICDDACSLGKELQVPVYKFVKQALIRKFGQNWYDELEKVAENYNNK
- a CDS encoding FAD-dependent oxidoreductase: MMFDCLIIGGGVSGMQCALVLGSAKNKAFASDKKIGIITHQRASHLENALFNNVLGLSAGTLGKDILKQSKSQLNSLYAHIAQIEKEKVLSIDKIEDVYSVKTNKNTYSTKIAIIALNYSKPFTIDGLNSYLIPHKKANPAKDRIQLENKDHFITDGLYCCGTIAGHRSQFAIAAGSGAAVATDILTLWNDGNHTKVHDKI